Proteins from a genomic interval of Rhodococcus rhodochrous:
- the glgB gene encoding 1,4-alpha-glucan branching protein GlgB yields MTVPPQTPGADVPRRRHSPRPEDLDLLAAGEHHDPHAVLGAHPHPEGTVIRALRPGAEKVAARIGGRDHPLEPVGEDVFSALIPVFDLADYRLVVTYPFDHVEVVADGYRFMPTLGELDRHLLSEGRHERLWEVLGAHPRTYETPDGPVTGTSFAVWAPGARGVTVTGDFDGWGGRTTPMRVLGSSGVWEVFVPGVEPGALYKYRVHGRDGSVRDKADPMAFATEVPPATASKVTESRYTWNDDDWVATREKAQPWQEPMAVYEVHLGSWRPGLNYVELADQLAEYILETGFTHVELLPVAEHPFGGSWGYQVTSYYAPTSRFGTPDEFRAFVDRLHAAGIGVIMDWVPAHFPKDEWALARFDGSPQYEHPDPRRGEQLDWGTYVFDYGRPEVRNFLVANALYWIEEFHIDGLRVDAVASMLYLDYSRPEGGWTPNIYGGRENLEAVAFLQELNATVHKHYPGIVTVAEESTSWPGVTRSTNVGGLGFSMKWNMGWMHDTLGYLGRDPVHRTYHHHEITFSLVYAWSENFVLPISHDEVVHGKGTLWTRLPGDDATRAAGLRSMLAYMWAHPGKQLLFMGQEFGQVAEWSEERGLDWWQLDEPLHAGIHRLVCDLNGIYRSHPALYTLDTTPGGYSWIDANDAHNNVLSFLRYGSDGSVLACLHNFSGTTYGDYRVGLPEPGTWEEVLNTDATAYQGNGAGNFGAVEADEHSWHGRPASARVTLPAHGAIWLSLRR; encoded by the coding sequence GTGACCGTGCCGCCCCAGACGCCGGGCGCCGATGTTCCGCGCCGGCGCCACAGCCCGCGACCGGAGGACCTCGACCTGCTCGCCGCCGGTGAGCACCACGATCCGCACGCGGTGCTCGGGGCCCATCCGCATCCGGAGGGGACGGTCATCCGGGCGCTGCGCCCCGGGGCAGAGAAGGTCGCCGCGCGGATCGGTGGTCGCGACCATCCGCTCGAACCCGTGGGCGAGGACGTCTTCAGCGCCCTGATCCCGGTCTTCGATCTCGCCGACTACCGGCTCGTGGTGACCTACCCGTTCGATCACGTCGAGGTCGTCGCGGACGGCTACCGCTTCATGCCGACGCTGGGCGAACTCGACCGTCACCTGCTGAGCGAGGGCCGGCACGAACGGCTGTGGGAGGTGCTCGGGGCCCACCCGCGGACCTACGAGACCCCGGACGGCCCGGTGACGGGCACGTCCTTCGCCGTGTGGGCACCGGGCGCACGCGGGGTCACCGTCACCGGCGACTTCGACGGCTGGGGTGGGCGCACCACCCCGATGCGGGTGCTCGGCTCGAGCGGTGTCTGGGAGGTCTTCGTTCCCGGTGTCGAACCGGGCGCGCTGTACAAGTACCGGGTGCACGGCCGCGACGGATCCGTCCGCGACAAAGCCGATCCGATGGCGTTCGCCACCGAGGTGCCCCCCGCGACCGCGTCGAAGGTCACCGAGAGTCGTTACACCTGGAACGACGACGACTGGGTTGCGACCCGCGAGAAGGCGCAGCCCTGGCAGGAACCGATGGCGGTCTACGAGGTGCACCTCGGTTCGTGGCGCCCGGGCCTGAACTACGTCGAACTCGCCGATCAGCTGGCCGAGTACATCCTCGAGACCGGATTCACGCACGTCGAACTGCTGCCGGTCGCCGAGCATCCCTTCGGCGGGTCGTGGGGCTACCAGGTCACCTCCTACTACGCTCCCACCTCCCGGTTCGGCACTCCCGACGAGTTCCGCGCGTTCGTCGACCGTCTCCACGCCGCCGGGATCGGCGTGATCATGGACTGGGTGCCCGCCCACTTCCCGAAGGACGAGTGGGCGCTCGCGCGCTTCGACGGCAGCCCCCAGTACGAACATCCCGATCCGCGTCGCGGTGAGCAGCTGGACTGGGGCACTTATGTTTTCGACTACGGCCGACCCGAGGTACGGAACTTCCTCGTCGCCAACGCCCTGTACTGGATCGAGGAGTTCCACATCGACGGTCTGCGCGTCGACGCCGTGGCCTCGATGCTGTATCTCGACTACTCGCGCCCCGAGGGCGGCTGGACGCCGAACATCTACGGCGGGCGCGAGAACCTCGAGGCCGTCGCGTTCCTGCAGGAACTCAACGCCACCGTCCACAAGCATTATCCGGGGATCGTGACCGTCGCGGAGGAATCGACCTCCTGGCCGGGCGTGACCCGCTCGACGAACGTCGGCGGGCTCGGGTTCAGCATGAAGTGGAACATGGGCTGGATGCACGACACCCTCGGCTATCTCGGCCGCGATCCTGTGCACCGCACCTATCACCACCACGAGATCACCTTCTCGCTCGTGTACGCGTGGAGCGAGAACTTCGTGCTTCCCATCAGCCACGACGAGGTGGTCCACGGCAAGGGCACGCTGTGGACGCGGCTGCCGGGCGACGACGCCACACGCGCCGCGGGTCTGCGGTCGATGCTCGCCTACATGTGGGCGCATCCCGGCAAGCAGTTGCTGTTCATGGGCCAGGAGTTCGGGCAGGTCGCCGAGTGGTCCGAGGAACGCGGGCTCGACTGGTGGCAGCTCGACGAGCCGCTCCACGCCGGTATCCACCGGCTGGTGTGCGATCTCAACGGCATCTACCGCTCGCATCCGGCGCTCTACACGCTCGACACCACGCCCGGCGGATACTCGTGGATCGACGCCAACGACGCGCACAACAACGTCCTGTCGTTCCTGCGCTACGGCAGCGACGGCTCGGTGCTCGCGTGCCTGCACAACTTTTCGGGCACGACCTACGGCGACTATCGTGTCGGATTGCCCGAACCGGGCACGTGGGAGGAAGTCCTCAACACGGACGCGACCGCCTACCAGGGCAACGGAGCGGGCAACTTCGGCGCCGTGGAGGCGGACGAACATTCGTGGCACGGGCGTCCCGCCTCGGCTCGGGTGACCTTGCCTGCGCACGGCGCCATCTGGCTGTCGTTGCGGAGGTGA
- a CDS encoding maltotransferase domain-containing protein has translation MTGRLAIDDVQPSIDGGRYPTKAVVGEVVPVSAVVWREGHDAIAATLAVRGPADDPESAGRLVRIPMVPGTEPDTFHATFSPTSVGAWTYRVEAWSDPVATWRHAVTAKTDAGQDATELANDLEVGARIFEKAAKGAPRGNRPALLAVAASLRSDRSLAERIAPAFSPDVTEILRAHPLRELVTRGKAFTAFVDRRRALFGSWYEFFPRSTGGWHEDGTPRHGTFATAAGDLPRIAAMGFDVVYLPPIHPIGKVNRKGPNNTLVAGPNDVGSPWAIGSDEGGHDAVHPELGTEQDFRDFIARAKELELEVALDLALQCAPDHPWAREHPEWFTVLPDGTIAYAENPPKKYQDIYPINFDDDPEGIYAEVLRVVRHWIRLGVDIFRVDNPHTKPPNFWEQLIAEIKRTDPDVLFLSEAFTRPARMYGLARRGFTQSYTYFTWRVAKWELTEFGTEIAAKADEARPNLFVNTPDILHETLQHGGPGMFALRAALAATLAPSWGVYSGYELFEHLAVRPGSEEYLDSEKYQLRPRRYDEARRRGESLEPWLTTLNRIRRAHPALQQLRNITFHHVDNDALIAYSKFDPSTGDCVLTVINLNPYGAEQGTVWLDMPAIGHDWHDHFPVYDEVSGEQYSWGQANYVRLEPWRAVAHILVLPPIGIPTRTTLAYRRQS, from the coding sequence GTGACAGGTCGGCTCGCCATCGACGACGTACAACCCTCCATCGACGGAGGGCGTTATCCGACGAAGGCGGTCGTCGGGGAGGTGGTGCCGGTCTCCGCCGTCGTGTGGCGCGAGGGCCACGACGCGATCGCCGCGACACTCGCCGTCCGAGGACCGGCCGACGACCCCGAATCCGCCGGCAGGCTGGTGCGGATCCCGATGGTTCCGGGCACCGAACCCGACACCTTCCACGCCACCTTCTCCCCCACGAGCGTCGGGGCGTGGACCTACCGGGTCGAGGCATGGAGCGACCCGGTGGCGACCTGGCGGCACGCGGTCACCGCGAAGACGGACGCCGGGCAGGACGCCACCGAACTCGCGAACGATCTCGAGGTCGGCGCACGGATCTTCGAGAAGGCCGCCAAGGGCGCACCGCGCGGCAACCGCCCCGCTCTGCTCGCGGTCGCTGCGTCCCTGCGGTCCGATCGATCGCTGGCCGAGCGTATCGCCCCGGCCTTCTCCCCCGACGTCACCGAGATCCTCCGCGCCCATCCCCTCCGCGAGCTGGTCACCCGCGGAAAGGCGTTCACGGCGTTCGTCGATCGTCGCCGCGCACTGTTCGGCTCCTGGTACGAGTTCTTCCCCCGGTCCACCGGAGGCTGGCACGAGGACGGAACCCCGCGGCACGGCACCTTCGCCACGGCCGCCGGCGATCTCCCACGCATCGCGGCGATGGGATTCGACGTCGTCTACCTCCCCCCGATCCATCCGATCGGCAAGGTCAACCGCAAGGGACCGAACAACACTCTCGTCGCCGGCCCGAACGACGTCGGGTCGCCCTGGGCGATCGGCTCCGACGAGGGCGGTCACGACGCCGTCCACCCCGAACTCGGCACCGAGCAGGACTTCCGCGATTTCATCGCCCGAGCGAAGGAACTCGAGCTCGAGGTCGCACTCGATCTCGCCCTGCAGTGCGCCCCCGACCACCCGTGGGCCCGGGAGCATCCGGAATGGTTCACCGTGCTGCCCGACGGCACGATCGCGTACGCGGAGAACCCGCCGAAGAAGTACCAGGACATCTATCCGATCAACTTCGACGACGACCCCGAGGGCATCTACGCCGAGGTCCTGCGTGTGGTCCGGCACTGGATCCGGTTGGGCGTCGACATCTTCCGCGTCGACAATCCGCACACCAAGCCCCCGAACTTCTGGGAGCAGCTCATCGCCGAGATCAAGCGCACCGATCCCGACGTGCTGTTCCTGTCGGAGGCCTTCACCCGCCCCGCCCGCATGTACGGGCTCGCACGACGCGGATTCACGCAGTCGTACACGTATTTCACGTGGCGGGTCGCGAAATGGGAGCTCACCGAGTTCGGTACCGAGATCGCCGCGAAGGCCGACGAGGCCAGGCCGAACCTGTTCGTCAACACCCCCGATATCCTGCACGAGACGCTGCAGCACGGCGGGCCGGGCATGTTCGCGCTGCGCGCGGCGCTCGCCGCCACCCTGGCTCCCTCGTGGGGTGTGTACTCGGGGTACGAACTGTTCGAGCACCTCGCGGTGCGACCGGGCAGCGAGGAGTACCTCGACTCGGAGAAGTACCAGTTGCGGCCACGCCGATACGACGAGGCACGCCGGCGCGGCGAGTCGCTCGAACCGTGGCTGACCACCCTCAACCGCATCCGGCGCGCCCACCCGGCATTGCAGCAACTGCGCAACATCACCTTCCACCACGTCGACAACGACGCGCTGATCGCCTACTCGAAGTTCGATCCGTCCACCGGGGACTGCGTGCTCACGGTGATCAACCTCAACCCCTACGGGGCCGAGCAGGGCACGGTCTGGCTCGACATGCCGGCGATCGGACACGACTGGCACGACCACTTCCCCGTTTACGACGAGGTGAGTGGGGAACAGTACTCGTGGGGACAGGCCAACTACGTGCGCCTCGAGCCGTGGCGGGCGGTGGCGCACATCCTGGTCCTGCCCCCGATCGGCATTCCCACCCGCACAACGCTCGCCTACAGGAGGCAGTCGTGA
- the glgP gene encoding alpha-glucan family phosphorylase, whose translation MKALRRFTVRAHLPERLAALGALTANLRWSWHPQTQDLFESVDPDLWRRCSNDPVRLLGEVPPARLDALAEDGDFLARLDAAAADLEHYLTRPRWFQEQQERGTTLPAGIAYFSMEFGVTEVLPNYSGGLGILAGDHLKAASDLGLPLIGVGLLYRSGYFRQSLSADGWQMEHYPSYDPQGLPLRLLTESDGTAALVQVAVPGGRTLDARIWIAQVGRVPLLLLDSDIPSNDEELCGVTDRLYGGDQDHRIKQEILAGVGGVRAVRAYTRIHGLPDPDVFHMNEGHAGFLGAERIRELVTGAGLDFDEALAAVRAGTVFTTHTPVPAGIDRFPIDLVRHYFSGTNGENESALLPGLTVDRILALGRESNPNVFNMAHLGLRLGQRCNGVSKLHGEVSRGMFEGLWPGFDAAEVPIGSVTNGVHAPTWAAREWIALANRLAGPDRVEEARGWELLQTIDRKELWSTRNTLRAQLVAEVRRRLRESWLERGATEAELGWIESVFDPNVLTVGFARRVPTYKRLTLMLRDPERLRALLLDDERPVQLVVAGKSHPADDGGKALIQQVVRFADEYDVRHRIVFLPNYDMSMARYLYWGCDVWLNNPLRPLEACGTSGMKSALNGGLNLSIRDGWWDEMFDGENGWAIPTADGVDDIRRDDLEAAALYELLERSVLPRFYDRDPDGVPARWIEMVRHTLENLGPKVLASRMVRDYAVDYYIPAAAAAAKVTADDYAGARALADYRHRIEAAWPGVRVAQVDSTPIPDVPQIGLPLGLTAHVQLGDLTPEDVEVQAVVGRVSSDDTIGDPVTVPMEHIGTDPLGEEFTATVPLPLAGAVGYTVRVLPKHGLLASPAELGMVALP comes from the coding sequence GTGAAAGCACTGCGCCGGTTCACCGTACGAGCCCACCTTCCCGAGCGGCTGGCTGCGCTGGGAGCCCTGACGGCCAACCTCAGATGGTCGTGGCACCCGCAGACCCAGGACCTGTTCGAATCGGTCGACCCGGACCTGTGGCGCCGGTGCAGCAACGACCCCGTCCGGCTGCTCGGCGAGGTGCCGCCCGCCCGACTCGACGCGCTCGCCGAGGACGGCGACTTCCTCGCCCGGCTCGACGCCGCCGCCGCCGACCTCGAGCACTACCTCACCCGACCCCGCTGGTTCCAGGAACAACAGGAGCGCGGCACGACACTGCCCGCCGGCATCGCCTACTTCTCCATGGAGTTCGGTGTCACCGAGGTTCTGCCGAACTACTCCGGCGGTCTCGGCATCCTCGCCGGCGACCACCTGAAGGCCGCCTCCGATCTCGGCCTGCCGCTCATCGGCGTCGGCCTGCTCTACCGCTCCGGCTACTTCCGGCAGTCGCTCAGCGCCGACGGTTGGCAGATGGAGCACTACCCCTCCTACGACCCGCAGGGCCTGCCGCTGCGACTGCTCACCGAGTCCGACGGCACCGCAGCGCTCGTGCAGGTCGCCGTGCCGGGCGGACGCACACTCGATGCGCGGATCTGGATCGCCCAGGTCGGGCGCGTCCCACTGCTGCTGCTCGACTCCGACATCCCGTCCAACGACGAGGAGCTGTGCGGGGTCACCGACCGCCTCTACGGCGGCGACCAGGACCACCGGATCAAGCAGGAGATCCTCGCCGGCGTCGGCGGTGTCCGCGCCGTGCGCGCCTACACGCGCATCCACGGCCTGCCCGACCCCGACGTCTTCCACATGAACGAGGGACACGCCGGCTTCCTCGGCGCCGAACGCATCCGCGAACTCGTCACCGGCGCCGGCCTCGACTTCGACGAGGCGCTCGCCGCCGTGCGGGCCGGCACGGTCTTCACCACCCACACCCCCGTGCCCGCGGGCATCGACCGCTTCCCGATCGATCTCGTGCGTCACTACTTCTCGGGCACCAACGGCGAGAACGAGTCGGCACTGCTGCCCGGCCTCACCGTCGACCGCATCCTCGCGCTCGGACGCGAGAGCAACCCGAACGTGTTCAACATGGCCCATCTCGGTCTGCGCCTCGGCCAGCGCTGCAACGGCGTGTCGAAGCTGCACGGCGAGGTCAGCCGCGGCATGTTCGAAGGACTGTGGCCCGGATTCGACGCCGCCGAGGTGCCGATCGGCTCGGTCACCAACGGTGTGCACGCCCCCACCTGGGCCGCGCGCGAATGGATCGCGCTCGCCAACCGCCTCGCCGGACCCGACCGGGTCGAGGAGGCCCGCGGCTGGGAACTGCTCCAGACCATCGACCGCAAGGAGCTGTGGTCGACCCGCAACACGCTGCGCGCCCAGCTCGTCGCCGAGGTGCGTCGCAGACTGCGCGAGTCGTGGCTCGAACGCGGCGCCACCGAGGCCGAACTGGGCTGGATCGAGTCGGTCTTCGATCCGAACGTGCTCACCGTCGGGTTCGCGCGGCGCGTGCCCACCTACAAGCGCCTCACCCTGATGCTGCGCGACCCCGAGCGGCTGCGCGCGCTGCTGCTGGACGACGAACGACCCGTGCAGCTCGTCGTCGCCGGCAAGAGCCACCCCGCCGACGACGGAGGTAAAGCACTCATCCAGCAGGTCGTGCGGTTCGCCGACGAGTACGACGTACGGCACCGCATCGTCTTCCTGCCCAACTACGACATGTCGATGGCCCGCTATCTGTACTGGGGTTGCGATGTGTGGCTGAACAACCCGCTGCGCCCGCTCGAGGCGTGCGGCACGTCGGGCATGAAGTCGGCCCTCAACGGCGGTCTCAACCTGTCCATCCGCGACGGATGGTGGGACGAGATGTTCGACGGCGAGAACGGCTGGGCCATCCCCACCGCCGACGGCGTCGACGACATCCGCCGCGACGACCTCGAGGCCGCCGCGCTGTACGAGTTGCTCGAACGCTCGGTGCTGCCGCGCTTCTACGACCGCGACCCCGACGGTGTGCCGGCCCGCTGGATCGAGATGGTGCGCCACACGCTCGAGAATCTCGGCCCGAAGGTGCTCGCCTCGCGCATGGTGCGCGACTACGCCGTCGACTACTACATCCCCGCTGCCGCCGCGGCCGCGAAGGTGACCGCCGACGACTACGCGGGTGCACGGGCGCTGGCCGATTACCGGCACCGCATCGAGGCGGCGTGGCCGGGAGTGCGTGTCGCGCAGGTCGATTCGACGCCGATTCCGGACGTGCCGCAGATCGGCCTGCCGCTGGGGCTGACCGCGCACGTCCAGCTCGGCGACCTGACCCCGGAAGATGTCGAGGTGCAGGCCGTGGTCGGGCGGGTGAGCTCCGACGACACGATCGGCGACCCCGTCACCGTGCCGATGGAACACATCGGCACCGACCCGTTGGGGGAGGAGTTCACCGCGACGGTGCCGCTGCCGCTCGCCGGCGCCGTCGGTTACACGGTGCGGGTGCTGCCCAAGCACGGCCTGCTCGCCTCACCCGCGGAACTCGGGATGGTCGCGCTCCCGTAG
- a CDS encoding ATP-dependent DNA helicase codes for MPDLPEVPELLRTAVHALGGKERRNQLTMASAVAHSIDTGEHLAVQAGTGTGKSLAYLVPSIRYAVKTGRTVVVSTATIALQRQLVERDLPRLADALTGSLGRRPRFAILKGRGNYLCLNKIHTGLAEETPDAELFDAFALSRIGREVRRVTEWSSTTETGDRDDLSPGVSDQAWRQLSVTARECLGKSRCPVGEDCFAEIARAEAAQVDVVVTNHALLAIDAITGISILPEHDVVVVDEAHELVDRITNVATAELSPGTVSAAARRCVKLVEDEEIDRLDGAAENWESFLEELPAGRWDELPEGAAAALASIRDAAWAVHTAIGPAKPGTDPEVAAARSQALAEIDEVHDCAVRVLTTFEQRDPSQRPDVVWLAADEFRGNVRRTVRVAPLSVGGLLRSRLFGESTVVLTSATLTVGGSFDGLAVNWGLPPQSPARSDTTSASGAEPPSDKGDLAWNGIDVGSPFDHAKAGILYIAKHLTPPGRDGLPPSHLDEIAELVTAAEGRTLGLFSSMRAAKAATEALRERLDTPILCQGDDATGALVEKFAADEATSLFGTLSLWQGVDVPGPSLSLVIIDRIPFPRPDDPLLVARQRAVEARGGNGFMAVAANHAALLLAQGVGRLLRSTDDRGVVAVLDSRLATARYGGYLRASLPPFWETADPAVVRRALTRLRG; via the coding sequence GTGCCGGATCTCCCCGAAGTCCCAGAATTGCTGCGAACCGCGGTGCACGCGCTGGGCGGTAAGGAGCGGCGCAACCAGCTGACGATGGCCTCGGCCGTCGCGCACAGCATCGACACCGGCGAACACCTCGCCGTGCAAGCCGGCACGGGTACCGGCAAGTCTTTGGCCTATCTCGTGCCGAGCATCCGGTACGCGGTGAAGACGGGCCGCACCGTGGTGGTCTCCACCGCGACCATCGCGTTGCAGCGGCAGCTCGTCGAGCGCGACCTGCCGCGACTCGCCGACGCCCTCACCGGTTCGCTCGGCCGGCGCCCGCGCTTCGCGATCCTCAAGGGTCGCGGAAACTACCTGTGCCTGAACAAGATTCATACCGGACTCGCCGAGGAGACGCCCGACGCCGAACTGTTCGACGCCTTCGCCCTCTCGCGCATCGGCCGCGAGGTGCGGCGGGTGACGGAGTGGTCGTCCACCACCGAGACCGGCGACCGCGACGACCTGTCCCCCGGTGTCTCCGATCAGGCGTGGCGTCAGCTCTCCGTCACCGCGCGCGAGTGCCTCGGCAAGTCGCGGTGCCCGGTGGGGGAAGATTGCTTCGCCGAGATCGCGCGCGCCGAGGCCGCGCAGGTCGACGTGGTCGTCACCAACCATGCACTGCTCGCGATCGATGCGATCACCGGCATCTCGATCCTGCCCGAGCACGATGTCGTGGTCGTCGACGAGGCGCACGAACTCGTCGATCGGATCACGAACGTCGCCACGGCCGAGTTGTCGCCGGGCACGGTGTCGGCGGCCGCGCGGCGCTGCGTCAAGCTCGTCGAGGACGAGGAGATCGACCGGCTCGACGGTGCCGCCGAGAACTGGGAGTCGTTCCTCGAAGAACTGCCGGCGGGTCGCTGGGACGAACTGCCCGAGGGCGCCGCGGCCGCGTTGGCCTCGATCCGCGACGCCGCCTGGGCCGTGCACACGGCGATCGGACCGGCCAAGCCCGGCACCGATCCCGAAGTCGCCGCGGCCCGCAGTCAGGCGCTGGCGGAGATCGACGAGGTGCACGACTGTGCGGTCCGGGTGCTCACGACCTTCGAACAGCGCGATCCGTCGCAGCGCCCCGACGTCGTGTGGCTCGCCGCCGACGAGTTCCGCGGCAACGTGCGCCGCACCGTGCGGGTCGCGCCGCTGTCGGTCGGCGGATTGTTGCGCAGCCGGTTGTTCGGTGAATCCACGGTCGTCCTCACCTCCGCGACCCTCACGGTCGGCGGGTCGTTCGACGGCCTCGCGGTCAACTGGGGTCTGCCACCGCAGTCACCCGCCCGCAGCGACACCACCTCCGCTTCGGGTGCCGAACCGCCTTCCGACAAGGGCGATCTCGCGTGGAACGGGATCGATGTCGGGTCACCCTTCGATCACGCGAAGGCGGGCATCCTCTACATCGCGAAGCATCTGACGCCACCCGGTCGCGACGGTCTGCCGCCCTCGCACCTCGACGAGATCGCCGAACTCGTCACCGCCGCCGAGGGGCGCACGCTCGGGTTGTTCTCCTCGATGCGCGCCGCGAAGGCCGCCACCGAGGCGCTGCGCGAGCGTCTCGACACGCCGATCCTGTGCCAGGGTGACGACGCGACCGGCGCGCTGGTCGAGAAGTTCGCGGCCGACGAGGCGACGAGCCTGTTCGGCACCCTGTCGCTGTGGCAGGGCGTCGACGTTCCGGGCCCGTCGCTGTCGCTGGTGATCATCGACCGGATTCCGTTCCCCCGCCCCGATGATCCGCTGCTGGTCGCCCGGCAGCGCGCTGTGGAGGCACGCGGCGGCAACGGGTTCATGGCGGTCGCCGCCAACCACGCCGCCCTGCTGTTGGCGCAGGGTGTCGGGCGTCTGCTGCGCAGCACCGACGACCGGGGTGTGGTGGCGGTGCTCGACTCGCGTCTGGCGACCGCGCGGTACGGCGGTTATCTGCGTGCGTCGCTGCCGCCGTTCTGGGAGACGGCCGATCCGGCGGTGGTCCGCCGGGCACTCACGCGTCTGCGCGGCTGA
- a CDS encoding nicotinamidase encodes MSATRALLVVDVQNDFCEGGSLAVEGGSRVASDITRFLQARGDDYVHIVATRDHHVDPGDHFSPEPDFVDSWPPHCRAGTPGADFHPELSTDRFEAVFSKGADDAAYSGFEGIDDEGTPLVSWLRDRGVTDVDIVGIATDHCVRATALDAVEEGFGARVLLPYTAGVSETTIRPALERMREAGVELVIDLPGDTDITEVTGSGVADRR; translated from the coding sequence GTGAGTGCCACGCGCGCATTGCTGGTGGTCGACGTCCAGAACGACTTCTGCGAGGGCGGTTCGCTCGCCGTGGAGGGCGGCTCGCGGGTGGCGTCCGACATCACACGGTTCCTGCAGGCGCGCGGTGACGACTACGTACACATCGTCGCGACCCGCGACCATCACGTCGATCCCGGGGACCATTTCTCTCCCGAACCCGATTTCGTCGACTCGTGGCCGCCGCACTGCCGGGCCGGGACGCCGGGTGCGGACTTCCATCCGGAGCTGAGCACGGACCGGTTCGAGGCCGTCTTCTCGAAGGGGGCCGACGACGCGGCCTATTCGGGCTTCGAGGGAATCGACGACGAGGGCACGCCGCTGGTGTCGTGGTTGCGCGACCGCGGCGTGACGGATGTCGACATCGTCGGGATCGCCACCGACCACTGCGTGCGGGCCACCGCGCTCGACGCGGTAGAGGAGGGTTTCGGCGCTCGGGTGCTGCTGCCCTACACCGCGGGGGTGTCGGAGACGACGATCCGCCCCGCCCTCGAGCGGATGCGTGAGGCCGGTGTCGAGCTGGTCATTGACCTTCCCGGCGACACCGATATCACCGAAGTCACAGGTAGTGGGGTCGCAGACCGAAGGTGA
- a CDS encoding nicotinate phosphoribosyltransferase, giving the protein MPEAIHPAGRPGTALFTDMYELTMLEAALADGTGDRPCVFEVFARRLPPGRRYGVVAGTARLIEALASFRFDEAELGLAAGFLTPRTVEWLRDFRFSGDIDGYREGDFFFPGSPILSVSGTFAECVLLETLTLSIFNHDSAIASAAARMVSVADGRALIEMGSRRTHEEAAVAAARAAYLAGFDSTSNLQAAQRYGIPAAGTAAHAFTLLHTTTAGRDEASAFRSQVESLGVGTTLLVDTYDITDGVNTAIAVAGPELGGVRIDSGDLGVLARQVREQLDGLGATRTKIVMSGDLDEYGIAGLRAEPVDAYGVGTSLVTGSGAPTAGMVFKLVEVDGIAVEKRSAAKESRGGAKRAVRYARRTGTLVEEVVYPARAEQVPPGEGSQVHELMIPLVRGGEAVGDLPTLEESREYLRQGMVRLPWEGLTLSAGDPAIPTRFVREG; this is encoded by the coding sequence GTGCCCGAAGCCATTCACCCTGCCGGTCGTCCCGGCACCGCACTGTTCACGGACATGTACGAGTTGACCATGCTCGAGGCTGCCCTGGCGGACGGCACGGGCGACCGCCCGTGCGTCTTCGAGGTCTTCGCCCGGCGTCTTCCCCCGGGCCGGCGGTACGGCGTCGTCGCGGGCACCGCACGGTTGATCGAGGCACTCGCATCGTTCCGGTTCGACGAGGCCGAACTCGGACTCGCAGCCGGTTTCCTCACTCCGCGCACCGTCGAGTGGCTGCGCGACTTCCGGTTCTCCGGCGACATCGACGGCTACCGCGAGGGCGACTTCTTCTTCCCGGGTTCGCCGATCCTGTCGGTGAGCGGCACCTTCGCCGAGTGCGTGCTGCTCGAGACGCTGACCCTGTCCATCTTCAACCACGACAGTGCGATCGCCTCGGCCGCGGCGCGCATGGTGAGTGTGGCCGACGGCCGCGCGCTCATCGAGATGGGTTCGCGGCGCACCCACGAGGAAGCGGCGGTCGCCGCGGCGCGCGCCGCCTATCTCGCGGGCTTCGACTCGACGTCCAATCTGCAGGCCGCGCAACGGTACGGCATCCCCGCGGCGGGTACCGCCGCGCACGCGTTCACCCTGCTGCACACCACGACGGCCGGCCGCGACGAGGCGTCCGCCTTCCGCAGCCAGGTCGAGAGCCTCGGCGTGGGCACGACCCTACTGGTGGACACCTACGACATCACCGACGGCGTGAACACGGCGATCGCAGTGGCCGGCCCCGAACTCGGTGGCGTGCGGATCGATTCGGGCGATCTCGGTGTGCTCGCACGCCAGGTGCGCGAACAGCTCGACGGACTCGGCGCGACCCGCACGAAGATCGTGATGTCCGGTGATCTCGACGAGTACGGGATCGCGGGTCTGCGGGCCGAGCCGGTCGACGCCTACGGTGTCGGCACGTCGCTGGTCACCGGGTCGGGGGCTCCGACGGCGGGGATGGTCTTCAAACTCGTGGAGGTGGACGGCATCGCGGTCGAGAAGCGCAGTGCGGCGAAGGAGTCCCGCGGGGGCGCCAAGCGGGCCGTCCGGTACGCGCGGAGGACGGGCACGCTCGTCGAGGAGGTCGTGTACCCGGCCCGCGCCGAGCAGGTTCCGCCGGGCGAGGGTTCGCAGGTCCACGAACTGATGATCCCGCTGGTCCGTGGTGGCGAGGCGGTCGGCGATCTGCCTACCCTGGAAGAGAGCCGGGAGTATCTCCGGCAGGGCATGGTGCGTCTGCCGTGGGAGGGCCTGACGCTCTCGGCCGGGGATCCCGCCATCCCCACCCGCTTCGTCCGTGAGGGGTGA